Below is a genomic region from Castanea sativa cultivar Marrone di Chiusa Pesio chromosome 2, ASM4071231v1.
TAAAGATTGTTCATTAGCTACttaattaatttgttcttttttcgTATAGTAGACACcatgactaaatttttttaaccttCATAAATCTATGCTAGTAattgataacaaaattatagttgaaattataatattgaaattaattaaatagaataatttttgcTCTttgaactaataaaaattaaaaccaccAACCTTAtaaatctttatatatatatatatatatatatatatataaaatttactacaaatcttattaataatttaatgtcttataaacttatttacaaacttaCACAATTCAATTTTAAgtctatataagtatatttttgtAAATGTATATGTAGGGATAAGGGGCCCTGAAAAGGATATTAGGTCGTGGGTCGTGTCCGAAGACATTAAGTTGTTCGAGGACAGGTAGACATTAACGAGGACGTAAAAATTAGTAAGTTATGGAAAAAGTCTGGTCGTAAAGGTCCGACCTTTCATCAAGAACAACACATCAGACGATCATACTGGTAAGGATAAGcatcaaaaaagaataagacAAAAGAAAGCTGAGAAATATCTaggagaaagctgctaccaccacattgaatgctctgcaactaacTCTCtagtcgcattaatgtggaggtgatacctgagCAAAGACAtgcagccttacagctacccacaAAGAATTTAGGAAGATGATGATGGGATATGGATCAACACAAGCAATTCgatctacacgtggagagcTGAGATGAAGTAAAACAAggaaatataaagaagaaaaacccCATTACAGGGGGGATAATCTAGAGAAGGGAAACTGTATACTAAAGAACTATAAATTTGTTTAAGtctaagaaaaatatataagaactatCATCCTCGAACTTTGACGAGAGGGATTTTCTTTACATTAAATTGTTTAGTCATGCTTTCAAATATCATTTAGCATACTGTGATTACTGTTCAACATTTGGGAGTTCAGTTTCTAGCcctctctctacaaattcattgttttgggctctttgggccttagTCCTTTTCACTTTTGGATTTTCCAAGCAAAACGTGCCCTAACAATTGGCGCCATTTATGGAAAAGTGAACATCCTTGAGTTCGTCACGTAACCATGATGGGTTCAGGGTCAAAACGTGAAGAGTTTGTGGGGTCTTAATGTCAAGATCATTTCTTAAATCTTGAACGGATGAGAGACTGTGAAGTTAGTGTACACACCACTCATACAAGTATGAGTCATTCTAGAAGTGGGAGTCGTGTCCCAGGGAGAAAGCACCAGGAATATGAAGTTGGAGATTGACCACTTACGGAGGAAACTACGTCGTAAGCAACGGAGAGAGACTCCTTCAAGCTCAAAACCTTCCTCTGGTGATGATAATGATGCTAGCTATATGCCAAGATCAAAGACTCCCCCTAGTGAGTCTTTCTCATGTGATGAGGAGCGCCATTATAGGCAGAGAAGCAAAAGTCCATCTCACGGAGGCCTAGGTAATGATGCTATGAGCCCTACCTTGCGCCAGATTTCTAAATCACCATTTATGTGAAGGATTGAGGGAGGAAAGCTTCCTCGGTGGTTTCCATAACCAACTTTTACCATGTACAATAGTAGGACAAACCCTGTGAAGCATGTTAGCCATTTCAATCAAAGAATGGCAGTTCACTCGAAAAATGAGgccttgatgtgcaaggtgtttCCATTCAACCCGGGGCCAATGgtgatgagatggtttgatggttTTAAGAAAGGTTCGATCAACTTCTTTCAAGAGCTTACCAGGGCTTATGGAGCTCATTTTGTTACTTGTAGTAGGGTTCTTTATCCCTTGGATTTCCTTCTATCTATGAACATGCGAGAGGGTGAGACCCTAAAGATGTATtcggacaggtattgggagatgtttaatgaaatagatggaaattttgatgatgtggcaataaggactttcaaggtcgGCTTGCCCTCCAAGCATGAtttaaggaagtctttgactaGAAAACCTGCTAGGAGTGTACGCTAGCCTATGGATTGTATTGATGAGTATAAGAGGGTCGACGAGAACCAACAACGAGGAAAGGGTAAGGCCAAAGTAGTTTTCCAAGGACGaggggatttcaggtcggaaaGGTACAATAACAATTGACCCAGGAGGGATTTCGCTGGGCATACTAGGTCTACTACTGTACAAGTAGTTAGCACTGTGTTCAGGGAGCCTGTGCACCAAATcctagaggaaaaaaaaaaaagattgagcCATACTTCAAGTGGCTAAATAAGATGGGTGGAGACCCCACGAAGCGCGACCAAAGTCTTCATTGTCAGAACCATCAGGACCGAGGACACATTACAGAGGAATGTAGGACCTTACAGGATCATCTGGAGCAGCTGGTTAAAATTGAGAAGTTAAAACAATTCATGTATCAGCCCATTAGGCAGGAGAGCCAGGCAAGATCGGGATATCAGAGAGATGCTTCTTCAAGACCGCCTTTAGGGACAATTAGTGTTATTCTTACTGCCCCAGGAAGGACTGGTTCCCATCCATCTAGGATGATGTCTATAGAAGACCTGGCCCATGACCCTAAGAGGAGTAGAATTGGGATCTGACTAGCTATGAGCTTTTCTGATGAAGATAAGATTGGAACCTtgcaaccacatgatgatgctctgGTGGTTACCCTTAGGATTGGAGGGCATGATGTGAAGATAGTGTTGGTAGATCAAGGCAGTAAGGCAGAaattatgtaccctgatctatatAAGGGGCTCAATTTGAAGCCTAAAAACTTGGCTTGCTTTGATTCTCCTTTGGTGGGATTTGATGGGAAAATAGTCATCTCGAGCGGTTAAAATAGATTGCCTGTTCGGGCAAGATCAGAAGTTGTTAAAGTGGACTTCATTGCAATAGATGCATATTCCCTTTACACTACTATTATGACAAGACCttggcttcatgccatgggggcTATTTCTTCCACCTTGCACTTGAAGGTGAAGTATCTATCAGGAGATCAAGTTGAGGAGCTGATCGAGAGTTAATCTATGGCCAGACAATGTTTGGTGGCTGCAATTAGGCATTAGATAGGCATCAGACTAGAGGTGAGTCCTCGACCTCTGTAAAGAAGGATTTGTAGCAATCAAAGAAAACAATGTTGCCACAGATGTGGTGGTAGAAGGGGCAAAATGTGAAGAATTAGAAGAAATTGCTATTGGTGAGGACAAGGATAAATTTTTCCAGGTAGGGGTACAGTTACCTCCTCGGGAGAAGGAAgaactgattttttttcttagggaAAATGTGGATGTGTTTAcatggaatgcttatgaagCTTCTGGCATGGATCCAAATTTCATTTTCCATCACTTAAATGTTAATCCATCTGTCACTCCTAAGAAGCAACCATCTCAACGCTCTTCTAAAGAACATTCTGACGCTGTTAAGGAGGAGGTGATCAAGCTTAAGCGGGCGGGGGCAATAAAAGAAGTGTTCTATCCTGAATGGCTAGCCAATACAGTGGTGGTAAAGAAGAAATATGAGAAGTGGCGAGTATGTGTGGCCTTCActaatttaaacaaaacttgCCCAAAAGACccattcccaatgcctcgaatagaccaattggtggatgcaacagTTGGACATCCTTAGATGATCAAGAAAAGACTGCTTTTGTTACACCTGCTAGGAATTAccactacaaagtgatgccctttggactAAAGAACGTAGGATCAACTTATCAGAGGATGATaactaggatgtttgagcctCAACTTGGTAAAAACATTGAAGTCTACATaaatgatatggtggtgaagagcaaagtAGAGTTCGAGAATGTGAATGACCtcggaaatttttttgaaatactgAGAAAGCATAAACTGGGCCTTAATGCTtataagtgttcttttggcatTGGTTCGGGCAAATTTCTTGGCTATATAGTCACTCATCGTGGATTTGAAGTCAACCCTGATCAGATTAAGGCAATTAACAAtctgcagcctcctcggaatccCAAAAAGGTCCAGAAGTTAACGGGAATGACTGCTACCTTGAACCAATTCATTTCTCGGTCTGCAGACAGGTGCcgacctttcttccagttgttacacaagtggaagggatttgagtAAACTGAAGAGTGTGCCTTGGTCTTTCAGCAATTaaaggaatatctttctcggccacccattatgttcAGGCCCAAAGAGGAAGAGGTTCTTTTTGCCTATATTGCTATAGCCCCTCATGCAATGAGCTTAGTACTGATAAGAGTGGCCAATGGAGTACAACGACCATTTTATTACGTGAGCAAGTCATTGCACGAGGCAGAGGTTTATTACCTGCCATTGGAGAAGGCTATCTTGGcagtggtacatgctacacagAAACTCCCTCTTAACTTCCAAGCTCATACAATTATGGTTTTAACCCAACTTCCTATTCAATTGTTACTTCAAAAAGCTGATTACACAAGAAGAATTGCCAattggggaaccattttaggagcttttaatatcaagtatatgcctcagACCTCTATTAAGGGCCGCGTTCTTGCAGGTTTAGGGGCAGAATTTACTAAGTCCCCAACAGAAATGGAGGGCGAGAAGCAGAACTTGGGAGGAAAACCAGTCGAGTCAATCTCTCTACAAGGACCCTTACCCTGGAAATTGTACGTTGATGGTGCAGCTAACCAAA
It encodes:
- the LOC142625429 gene encoding uncharacterized protein LOC142625429; protein product: MFEPQLGKNIEVYINDMVVKSKVEFENVNDLGNFFEILRKHKLGLNAYKCSFGIGSGKFLGYIVTHRGFEVNPDQIKAINNLQPPRNPKKVQKLTGMTATLNQFISRSADRPKEEEVLFAYIAIAPHAMSLVLIRVANGVQRPFYYVSKSLHEAEVYYLPLEKAILAVVHATQKLPLNFQAHTIMVLTQLPIQLLLQKADYTRRIANWGTILGAFNIKYMPQTSIKGRVLAGLGAEFTKSPTEMEGEKQNLGGKPVESISLQGPLPWKLYVDGAANQKGSRVGLVVVSPEKITIEKSLRLGFSAINNEAKYEALLIRMAMVQKMGGKAIDVDDAKKINRLDVLDFKGLQIPKSKITHADSLATLAISSEQGLPWVILVEDSYKPVEAKKEKIQTHQIRVGPSWMDFIVLFLKEGTLPKEKGEANKVRRKALRFWLSEDQKLYKHSFSRPYLLCVHPEAVEPLLEELHEGICGSHTGSRSLSHKALTQGYWWSSMQRKAQEYVKKCDQCQRFAPNIHQPEGILNPLSSP
- the LOC142625428 gene encoding uncharacterized protein LOC142625428, whose amino-acid sequence is MSFSDEDKIGTLQPHDDALVVTLRIGGHDVKIVLVDQGSKAEIMYPDLYKGLNLKPKNLACFDSPLVGFDGKIVISSDVVVEGAKCEELEEIAIGEDKDKFFQVGVQLPPREKEELIFFLRENVDVFTWNAYEASGMDPNFIFHHLNVNPSVTPKKQPSQRSSKEHSDAVKEEVIKLKRAGAIKEVFYPEWLANTVVVKKKYEKWRVCVAFTNLNKTCPKDPFPMPRIDQLVDATVGHP